Proteins encoded by one window of Thunnus thynnus chromosome 3, fThuThy2.1, whole genome shotgun sequence:
- the LOC137178901 gene encoding nuclear distribution protein nudE homolog 1-B-like: MVEPSTHKFASLEEELGFWKEQAERHQQRADEAQEELQEFQQMSRDYEAELETELKQCEGRNKELLLDNNRLRMELDNIKEKYESQHSDALRHISTMEEDLAETRAVRDHLQKYIRELEQSNDDLERTKRATIMSLEDFEQRMNHVIERNAFLESELDEKENLLESVQRLKDEARDLRQELAVRQKERRPSSSLGKDTDRSDLSTASNPTIPVTPSKPISSFVTPPASSIRRGDGLTGTPLTTSARISALNIVGELLRKVGNLETKLASCRDFVYDTSVSRPALPAGPGSPSALEGAPEVQATSMSPPPQYDSLVKRLEFGPAPPRGLSQGTQSPQGGVKILL, translated from the exons atGGTAGAGCCATCAACACACAAGTTTGCGTCCTTAGAAGAGGAGCTGGGCTTCTGGAAggagcaggcagagagacacCAGCAAAG GGCTGATGAGGCAcaagaggagctgcaggagtTTCAGCAGATGAGTCGAGACTATGAGGCAGAACTGGAAACTGAGCTGAAGCAGTGTGAGGGCCGGAACAAAGAGCTGCTTTTAGACAACAACCGACTCCGCATGGAACTGGACAACATAAAG GAGAAATACGAGTCCCAGCATTCTGATGCTTTGAGGCACATCTCGACCATGGAGGAAGATCTAGCAGAGACCCGAGCAGTCAGAGATCATCTACAGAAATACATCAGAGAGCTTGAACAGTCCAATGATGACCTAGAGAGGACAAAAAG GGCTACCATCATGTCTCTTGAGGACTTTGAGCAGCGCATGAACCACGTCATTGAGAGGAATGCCTTTCTAGAAAGTGAGCTGGATGAGAAAGAGAACCTGCTTGAGTCTGTTCAGAGGCTCAAAGACGAAGCCAgag ACCTTCGTCAGGAGCTAGCTGTACGCCAGAAGGAAAGACGGCCCTCCAGCAGCCTGGGCAAAGACACAGATCGATCAGATCTGTCCACAGCTAGTAACCCAACCATCCCCGTCACACCCTCCAAACCTATTAGCTCATTTGTCACGCCCCCTGCCTCCAGCATCCGACGAG GTGATGGTCTAACAGGGACTCCCCTCACTACGTCTGCTAGAATATCTGCACTAAACATCGTGGGGGAGCTGCTGAGAAAAGTTGGA AATCTGGAGACCAAATTGGCATCATGTCGAGACTTTGTGTACGACACATCTGTCAGCAGACCGGCACTTCCGGCTGGCCCTGGTAGTCCTTCTGCTTTAGAAGGAGCCCCTGAGGTCCAAGCTACCAGTATGAGCCCGCCTCCTCAGTACGACAG TTTAGTGAAGCGGTTAGAGTTTGGACCAGCTCCTCCGAGAGGGCTCTCCCAGGGCACCCAGTCTCCACAGGGAGGAGTCAAGATCCTGctatga